The Gouania willdenowi chromosome 3, fGouWil2.1, whole genome shotgun sequence genome includes a region encoding these proteins:
- the dna2 gene encoding DNA replication ATP-dependent helicase/nuclease DNA2 isoform X2, producing the protein MNRSKVRKPMVSRGISVGQKNISSFFSQNSKDLPLPSFKNVVPGFDPQIKDAKSSAFRPTSPMKKGTNLDSENLCPPSPDLHFVPETPNSQVRLRQSPRTDGGLQSMVELSPVRRSPRKKDLKVMMEEERANRQKGFIGSLKRLLSPPEESRNTKRSNAVSLFSPNGLIRTENNLNVDRAGTCTEHNTSKHQSQANAELCHESRSAIMPERSVCHQFVEESHNHQDVDDSPGFTVITNQKTPEIKTRGIQHANLYEDNVTARVHEVSDAPVPAALHRGTDPVENATTPVTVKEEDRGSSEEQRAGGNSETVCEDQLDESWFTDQWDLNEGPQPEKIPRKPCKVPDHVILSGGPNNRYWVLDVDDRPGSKTLTITCFKSLHPTETCLMKGGWEMTPVCRGDVVHLEGSSNGGSWLVDRDQGFLILHPDSLVSGTSISSSIRCMRRAVLGDMFKSFDGGSRQMLNGTMVHEVFQRAATANDFSLENLTTFADEALHSPKYLGDMYSLGVSQEEMKLELYNYLPSLELWAKEYLSSATPKTISLKIPSSSGAPSRGQDPAAVVTVTELTDIEENVWSPRFGLKGKIDVTARVRIQRSRSRREEKSVPLELKTGKESNSIEHRSQVILYTLMSLERYNTDAGFLLYLKTGNMHPVAAGHMDRRELLKLRNTLVHYIHHCVKKEAEQSHLCRLPDILTDRQTCRYCPQIRNCSLYERALDPSCEDVAPDVIGEILQEDTGHLTPSHFSYFSHWLLLCCLEAATMETKNSRRRVWLQTVAESEKNGSCVGNLQLSGSVDVQTDRSFLHRFVRRETESTKGLSDIGLTRGDRVVVSDQEGRLVGLATGYLYEVCKMSVSCTLDRDLSKFSGVLFRLDGDEGVVGLSTHLNNISRLMENCQNSDHLRELVVDLCPPEFITNLSSVLPREAKDTVAEILKGLNKPQRQAMKKVLLSKDYTLIVGMPGTGKTTTICTVVRILHACGFSVLLTSYTHSAVDNILLKLKRFQVGFLRLGQGQKVHPDIRPYTEESVRKRVHTLSELEQLYNKELVVATTCMGIKHPIFSHRQFDFCIVDEASQISQPICLGPLFYAKKFVLVGDHQQLPPIVQNQEARSRGMDESLFKRLECHGDAVVQLNVQYRMNRQIMSLSNVLMYDGRLECGSERTATALLTLPSLSSVQTELSSFSQTHLQSDMSWMQTALLPSNPVCFLDCSKVPALESVEQGGISNYTEAALIQTLLSLLIKAGCKPSDIGVIAPYRQQLKCLSALLQASVFTGVEVNTVDKYQGRDKSVIVFSFVRSTAETGHLGELLKDWRRLNVAVTRAKHKLLMVGSASTLQRYAPVEKLLNHLQQENMIIQLPPAAHKALPSMHL; encoded by the exons ATGAACAGGAGCAAAGTGAGGAAACCCATG GTTTCCAGAGGCATATCTGTGGGACAGAAGAACATCTCATCATTCTTCTCCCAAAACTCAAAG gaTCTGCCTCTGCCGTCTTTCAAAAACGTGGTCCCTGGCTTTGATCCTCAGATTAAAGATGCTAAAAGCTCTGCATTCAGACCCACCTCCCCGATGAAAAAGGGAACCAATTTGGACTCTGAAAACCTTTGCCCGCCCTCACCAGACCTTCACTTTGTGCCTGAAACTCCCAATAGTCAAGTCCGGTTACGCCAATCCCCCCGTACAGATGGTGGTCTACAGAGCATGGTGGAGCTGTCTCCTGTACGTCGCAGTCCTCGCAAAAAAGATCTAAAAGTCATGATGGAGGAGGAAAGAGCCAATAGGCAGAAGGGATTCATTGGGTCCTTGAAAAGGCTCCTTAGCCCTCCTGAAGAGTCACGCAATACAAAGAGATCGAACGCCGTCTCTTTATTTTCACCCAACGGGCTTATCAGAACAGAGAACAACCTGAATGTAGACAGAGCTGGAACCTGTACAGAGCATAATACCAGCAAACATCAAAGCCAGGCTAATGCAGAGCTCTGTCATGAAAGCAGAAGCGCCATCATGCCAGAGAGGTCAGTCTGTCACCAGTTTGTGGAGGAATCCCACAACCATCAGGATGTAGATGATAGCCCTGGATTCACTGTGATCACCAATCAGAAAACACCTGAGATCAAAACCAGGGGCATCCAACACGCTAATCTGTATGAAGACAATGTTACAGCACGTGTGCATGAAGTTAGTGATGCACCTGTCCCAGCTGCACTGCACAGAGGTACTGACCCAGTGGAAAATGCTACAACACCAGTGACGGTTAAAGAGGAAGACAGAGGATCATCAGAGGAGCAGAGAGCTGGAG GGAACTCAGAAACCGTGTGTGAGGACCAGTTGGATGAAAGCTGGTTTACTGATCAGTGGGATCTTAATGAGGGTCCCCAGCCAGAGAAGATTCCCAGAAAACCCTG TAAAGTACCAGACCATGTGATCCTCTCAGGAGGTCCAAACAACCGTTATTGGGTGCTGGATGTTGACGACAGACCTGGCAGCAAAACACTGACTATCACCTGCTTCAAGTCTCTACATCCAACAGAGACGTGTCTAATGAAAGGTGGatg ggaGATGACGCCCGTTTGCCGTGGTGACGTGGTTCATCTGGAGGGCAGCTCTAACGGTGGAAGCTGGTTGGTTGACAGAGATCAGGGCTTTCTTATTTTACACCCGGACAGCCTTGTTTCTGGTACCAGCATCTCCAGCTCCATCCGCTGCATGAGACGTGCAGTACTGGGTGACATGTTTAAG AGTTTTGATGGAGGATCCAGGCAAATGCTGAACGGCACCATGGTCCATGAAGTCTTTCAAAGAGCAGCGACAGCGAATGATTTTTCCTTGGAGAATCTCACCACCTTTGCTGATGAGGCTCTGCACAGTCCAAAGTACCTGGGAGACAT GTACAGTTTAGGTGTGAGTCAGGAGGAGATGAAACTAGAGCTGTATAATTATCTGCCATCGCTGGAGCTCTGGGCTAAAGAATACCTCAGCTCTGCAACACCAAAAACCATCAGCCTGAAAAT CCCAAGCAGCAGTGGAGCCCCCAGCAGGGGCCAGGACCCAGCAGCAGTGGTTACCGTCACAGAGCTGACCGACATCGAGGAGAACGTCTGGTCCCCAAGATTTGGCCTGAAAGGGAAAATTGATGTTACCGCTCGGGTTCGCATTCAGAGGTCTCGGAGCAGACGAGAGGAGAAGAGCGTTCCCCTGGAGCTGAAAACTGGAAAAGAGTCCAACTCGATAGAACACCGCAGTCAG GTGATTTTGTACACTCTGATGAGCCTGGAGAGATACAACACTGACGCCGGCTTCCTGCTTTACCTCAAGACTGGAAACATGCACCCTGTAGCAGCCGGCCATATGGACCGCAGAG AGCTGCTGAAGCTGAGGAACACGTTGGTCCATTACATTCACCATTGTGTGAAGAAAGAGGCTGAGCAGAGCCACCTGTGCAGACTGCCTGACATCCTGACGGACAGACAGACCTGTCGCTACTGTCCACAGATCAGAAACTGCTCCCTGTATGAGAG AGCTTTGGATCCCAGCTGTGAAGATGTCGCTCCAGATGTGATTGGCGAAATTCTACAGGAAGATACCGGTCACCTGACTCCTTCccatttcagttatttttccCATTGGCTTTTACTTTGCTGCCTGGAAGCTGCGACGATGGAGACTAAGAACAGTCGAAGGCGTGTGTGGCTTCAGACGGTAGCGGAGAG TGAGAAGAATGGCAGCTGTGTGGGGAACCTGCAGCTCAGCGGCTCAGTAGACGTGCAGACAGATCGCTCGTTCCTCCATCGGTTCGTACGACGTGAGACTGAATCAACGAAGGGTCTGTCCGACATCGGATTGACTCGGGGCGATCGCGTTGTTGTCAGTGACCAGGAGGGTCGGCTTGTTGGCTTGGCAACAGGGTATCTGTATGAGGTCTGTAAAATGTCAGTCAGCTGCACTCTGGACAG ggACCTGTCAAAGTTCAGTGGTGTGTTGTTCAGGCTGGACGGTGACGAAGGTGTTGTGGGCCTCAGCACACACTTAAACAATATTTCCAGACTGATGGAAAACTGTCAGAACAG TGATCATCTGAGGGAGCTGGTGGTCGACCTTTGCCCTCCAGAGTTCATCACCAACCTCAGTTCAGTTCTGCCCAGAGAAGCTAAAGATACTGTGGCAGAAATCCTTAAAG GCCTGAACAAACCACAGAGGCAGGCCATGAAGAAGGTTCTGTTGTCCAAAGACTACACACTGATCGTTGGCATGCCTGGCACAGGAAAAACCACAACCATCTGCACCGTG GTTCGTATCCTGCATGCATGTGGGTTTAGTGTCTTGCTAACAAGCTACACTCACTCTGCTGTTGACAACATCCTACTGAAGCTCAAACGTTTCCAAGTTGGATTTTTGCGCCTGGGACAGGGACAAAAG GTTCATCCTGATATCCGTCCCTACACTGAGGAAAGTGTGAGAAAAAGAGTTCACACTCTTTCAGAGCTGGAGCAGCTTTACAACAAAGAG CTTGTGGTAGCAACCACGTGCATGGGCATTAAACATCCCATCTTCAGTCACCGACAGTTTGACTTCTGCATCGTGGACGAGGCGTCCCAGATCAGTCAGCCTATCTGTCTGGGACCTTTGTTCTACGCCAAGAAGTTCGTTTTGGTCGGAGACCATCAGCAACTTCCACCCATTGTGCAAAACCAGGAGGCCAG GTCACGTGGAATGGATGAAAGTTTGTTCAAGCGGCTGGAGTGCCATGGAGACGCAGTGGTACAGCTCAATGTGCAGTACAGGATGAACAG ACAGATCATGTCTCTCAGCAATGTGCTCATGTATGACGGCCGGCTGGAGTGTGGATCAGAGCGGACAGCCACAGCCCTGCTCACACTGCCCTCCCTGTCCTCTGTCCAAACTGAGCTCAGTTCCTTCTCTCAGACTCACCTTCAAAGCGACATGTCCTGGATGCAGACCGCACTGCTGCCAAGCAACCCTGTTTGCTTCCTAGACTGCTCAAAG GTTCCTGCTCTGGAGTCAGTGGAACAGGGAGGAATAAGCAATTACACTGAAGCTGCTCTCATACAAACACTGCTCTCACTTCTGATAAAG gcCGGCTGTAAACCCAGTGATATTGGCGTTATTGCCCCATACAGACAGCAGCTGAAGTGCCTCTCTGCTCTGCTGCAAGCGTCTGTTTTCACTGGTGTGGAGGTGAACACAGTGGACAAATACCAAGGACGAGACAAGAGTGTGATTGTTTTCTCTTTTGTCAGAAGCACTGCAGAGACGGGACAT TTAGGTGAGCTGCTGAAGGACTGGCGCCGGCTGAACGTGGCCGTCACCAGAGCCAAACACAAGCTGCTGATGGTGGGCTCTGCCTCCACGCTACAACGCTACGCACCAGTGGAGAAACTCCTCAACCACCTCCAGCAGGAGAACATG ATTATTCAGCTCCCACCTGCTGCACACAAGGCATTACCCAGCATGCACCTGTGA
- the dna2 gene encoding DNA replication ATP-dependent helicase/nuclease DNA2 isoform X1 has protein sequence MNRSKVRKPMVSRGISVGQKNISSFFSQNSKDLPLPSFKNVVPGFDPQIKDAKSSAFRPTSPMKKGTNLDSENLCPPSPDLHFVPETPNSQVRLRQSPRTDGGLQSMVELSPVRRSPRKKDLKVMMEEERANRQKGFIGSLKRLLSPPEESRNTKRSNAVSLFSPNGLIRTENNLNVDRAGTCTEHNTSKHQSQANAELCHESRSAIMPERSVCHQFVEESHNHQDVDDSPGFTVITNQKTPEIKTRGIQHANLYEDNVTARVHEVSDAPVPAALHRGTDPVENATTPVTVKEEDRGSSEEQRAGGNSETVCEDQLDESWFTDQWDLNEGPQPEKIPRKPCKVPDHVILSGGPNNRYWVLDVDDRPGSKTLTITCFKSLHPTETCLMKGGWEMTPVCRGDVVHLEGSSNGGSWLVDRDQGFLILHPDSLVSGTSISSSIRCMRRAVLGDMFKSFDGGSRQMLNGTMVHEVFQRAATANDFSLENLTTFADEALHSPKYLGDMYSLGVSQEEMKLELYNYLPSLELWAKEYLSSATPKTISLKIPSSSGAPSRGQDPAAVVTVTELTDIEENVWSPRFGLKGKIDVTARVRIQRSRSRREEKSVPLELKTGKESNSIEHRSQVILYTLMSLERYNTDAGFLLYLKTGNMHPVAAGHMDRRELLKLRNTLVHYIHHCVKKEAEQSHLCRLPDILTDRQTCRYCPQIRNCSLYERALDPSCEDVAPDVIGEILQEDTGHLTPSHFSYFSHWLLLCCLEAATMETKNSRRRVWLQTVAESEKNGSCVGNLQLSGSVDVQTDRSFLHRFVRRETESTKGLSDIGLTRGDRVVVSDQEGRLVGLATGYLYEVCKMSVSCTLDRDLSKFSGVLFRLDGDEGVVGLSTHLNNISRLMENCQNSDHLRELVVDLCPPEFITNLSSVLPREAKDTVAEILKGLNKPQRQAMKKVLLSKDYTLIVGMPGTGKTTTICTVVRILHACGFSVLLTSYTHSAVDNILLKLKRFQVGFLRLGQGQKVHPDIRPYTEESVRKRVHTLSELEQLYNKELVVATTCMGIKHPIFSHRQFDFCIVDEASQISQPICLGPLFYAKKFVLVGDHQQLPPIVQNQEARSRGMDESLFKRLECHGDAVVQLNVQYRMNRQIMSLSNVLMYDGRLECGSERTATALLTLPSLSSVQTELSSFSQTHLQSDMSWMQTALLPSNPVCFLDCSKVPALESVEQGGISNYTEAALIQTLLSLLIKAGCKPSDIGVIAPYRQQLKCLSALLQASVFTGVEVNTVDKYQGRDKSVIVFSFVRSTAETGHLGELLKDWRRLNVAVTRAKHKLLMVGSASTLQRYAPVEKLLNHLQQENMISFRLPLCFHHTNSCFKLALWCFILLMNVCIFISHMTHTGLLCVT, from the exons ATGAACAGGAGCAAAGTGAGGAAACCCATG GTTTCCAGAGGCATATCTGTGGGACAGAAGAACATCTCATCATTCTTCTCCCAAAACTCAAAG gaTCTGCCTCTGCCGTCTTTCAAAAACGTGGTCCCTGGCTTTGATCCTCAGATTAAAGATGCTAAAAGCTCTGCATTCAGACCCACCTCCCCGATGAAAAAGGGAACCAATTTGGACTCTGAAAACCTTTGCCCGCCCTCACCAGACCTTCACTTTGTGCCTGAAACTCCCAATAGTCAAGTCCGGTTACGCCAATCCCCCCGTACAGATGGTGGTCTACAGAGCATGGTGGAGCTGTCTCCTGTACGTCGCAGTCCTCGCAAAAAAGATCTAAAAGTCATGATGGAGGAGGAAAGAGCCAATAGGCAGAAGGGATTCATTGGGTCCTTGAAAAGGCTCCTTAGCCCTCCTGAAGAGTCACGCAATACAAAGAGATCGAACGCCGTCTCTTTATTTTCACCCAACGGGCTTATCAGAACAGAGAACAACCTGAATGTAGACAGAGCTGGAACCTGTACAGAGCATAATACCAGCAAACATCAAAGCCAGGCTAATGCAGAGCTCTGTCATGAAAGCAGAAGCGCCATCATGCCAGAGAGGTCAGTCTGTCACCAGTTTGTGGAGGAATCCCACAACCATCAGGATGTAGATGATAGCCCTGGATTCACTGTGATCACCAATCAGAAAACACCTGAGATCAAAACCAGGGGCATCCAACACGCTAATCTGTATGAAGACAATGTTACAGCACGTGTGCATGAAGTTAGTGATGCACCTGTCCCAGCTGCACTGCACAGAGGTACTGACCCAGTGGAAAATGCTACAACACCAGTGACGGTTAAAGAGGAAGACAGAGGATCATCAGAGGAGCAGAGAGCTGGAG GGAACTCAGAAACCGTGTGTGAGGACCAGTTGGATGAAAGCTGGTTTACTGATCAGTGGGATCTTAATGAGGGTCCCCAGCCAGAGAAGATTCCCAGAAAACCCTG TAAAGTACCAGACCATGTGATCCTCTCAGGAGGTCCAAACAACCGTTATTGGGTGCTGGATGTTGACGACAGACCTGGCAGCAAAACACTGACTATCACCTGCTTCAAGTCTCTACATCCAACAGAGACGTGTCTAATGAAAGGTGGatg ggaGATGACGCCCGTTTGCCGTGGTGACGTGGTTCATCTGGAGGGCAGCTCTAACGGTGGAAGCTGGTTGGTTGACAGAGATCAGGGCTTTCTTATTTTACACCCGGACAGCCTTGTTTCTGGTACCAGCATCTCCAGCTCCATCCGCTGCATGAGACGTGCAGTACTGGGTGACATGTTTAAG AGTTTTGATGGAGGATCCAGGCAAATGCTGAACGGCACCATGGTCCATGAAGTCTTTCAAAGAGCAGCGACAGCGAATGATTTTTCCTTGGAGAATCTCACCACCTTTGCTGATGAGGCTCTGCACAGTCCAAAGTACCTGGGAGACAT GTACAGTTTAGGTGTGAGTCAGGAGGAGATGAAACTAGAGCTGTATAATTATCTGCCATCGCTGGAGCTCTGGGCTAAAGAATACCTCAGCTCTGCAACACCAAAAACCATCAGCCTGAAAAT CCCAAGCAGCAGTGGAGCCCCCAGCAGGGGCCAGGACCCAGCAGCAGTGGTTACCGTCACAGAGCTGACCGACATCGAGGAGAACGTCTGGTCCCCAAGATTTGGCCTGAAAGGGAAAATTGATGTTACCGCTCGGGTTCGCATTCAGAGGTCTCGGAGCAGACGAGAGGAGAAGAGCGTTCCCCTGGAGCTGAAAACTGGAAAAGAGTCCAACTCGATAGAACACCGCAGTCAG GTGATTTTGTACACTCTGATGAGCCTGGAGAGATACAACACTGACGCCGGCTTCCTGCTTTACCTCAAGACTGGAAACATGCACCCTGTAGCAGCCGGCCATATGGACCGCAGAG AGCTGCTGAAGCTGAGGAACACGTTGGTCCATTACATTCACCATTGTGTGAAGAAAGAGGCTGAGCAGAGCCACCTGTGCAGACTGCCTGACATCCTGACGGACAGACAGACCTGTCGCTACTGTCCACAGATCAGAAACTGCTCCCTGTATGAGAG AGCTTTGGATCCCAGCTGTGAAGATGTCGCTCCAGATGTGATTGGCGAAATTCTACAGGAAGATACCGGTCACCTGACTCCTTCccatttcagttatttttccCATTGGCTTTTACTTTGCTGCCTGGAAGCTGCGACGATGGAGACTAAGAACAGTCGAAGGCGTGTGTGGCTTCAGACGGTAGCGGAGAG TGAGAAGAATGGCAGCTGTGTGGGGAACCTGCAGCTCAGCGGCTCAGTAGACGTGCAGACAGATCGCTCGTTCCTCCATCGGTTCGTACGACGTGAGACTGAATCAACGAAGGGTCTGTCCGACATCGGATTGACTCGGGGCGATCGCGTTGTTGTCAGTGACCAGGAGGGTCGGCTTGTTGGCTTGGCAACAGGGTATCTGTATGAGGTCTGTAAAATGTCAGTCAGCTGCACTCTGGACAG ggACCTGTCAAAGTTCAGTGGTGTGTTGTTCAGGCTGGACGGTGACGAAGGTGTTGTGGGCCTCAGCACACACTTAAACAATATTTCCAGACTGATGGAAAACTGTCAGAACAG TGATCATCTGAGGGAGCTGGTGGTCGACCTTTGCCCTCCAGAGTTCATCACCAACCTCAGTTCAGTTCTGCCCAGAGAAGCTAAAGATACTGTGGCAGAAATCCTTAAAG GCCTGAACAAACCACAGAGGCAGGCCATGAAGAAGGTTCTGTTGTCCAAAGACTACACACTGATCGTTGGCATGCCTGGCACAGGAAAAACCACAACCATCTGCACCGTG GTTCGTATCCTGCATGCATGTGGGTTTAGTGTCTTGCTAACAAGCTACACTCACTCTGCTGTTGACAACATCCTACTGAAGCTCAAACGTTTCCAAGTTGGATTTTTGCGCCTGGGACAGGGACAAAAG GTTCATCCTGATATCCGTCCCTACACTGAGGAAAGTGTGAGAAAAAGAGTTCACACTCTTTCAGAGCTGGAGCAGCTTTACAACAAAGAG CTTGTGGTAGCAACCACGTGCATGGGCATTAAACATCCCATCTTCAGTCACCGACAGTTTGACTTCTGCATCGTGGACGAGGCGTCCCAGATCAGTCAGCCTATCTGTCTGGGACCTTTGTTCTACGCCAAGAAGTTCGTTTTGGTCGGAGACCATCAGCAACTTCCACCCATTGTGCAAAACCAGGAGGCCAG GTCACGTGGAATGGATGAAAGTTTGTTCAAGCGGCTGGAGTGCCATGGAGACGCAGTGGTACAGCTCAATGTGCAGTACAGGATGAACAG ACAGATCATGTCTCTCAGCAATGTGCTCATGTATGACGGCCGGCTGGAGTGTGGATCAGAGCGGACAGCCACAGCCCTGCTCACACTGCCCTCCCTGTCCTCTGTCCAAACTGAGCTCAGTTCCTTCTCTCAGACTCACCTTCAAAGCGACATGTCCTGGATGCAGACCGCACTGCTGCCAAGCAACCCTGTTTGCTTCCTAGACTGCTCAAAG GTTCCTGCTCTGGAGTCAGTGGAACAGGGAGGAATAAGCAATTACACTGAAGCTGCTCTCATACAAACACTGCTCTCACTTCTGATAAAG gcCGGCTGTAAACCCAGTGATATTGGCGTTATTGCCCCATACAGACAGCAGCTGAAGTGCCTCTCTGCTCTGCTGCAAGCGTCTGTTTTCACTGGTGTGGAGGTGAACACAGTGGACAAATACCAAGGACGAGACAAGAGTGTGATTGTTTTCTCTTTTGTCAGAAGCACTGCAGAGACGGGACAT TTAGGTGAGCTGCTGAAGGACTGGCGCCGGCTGAACGTGGCCGTCACCAGAGCCAAACACAAGCTGCTGATGGTGGGCTCTGCCTCCACGCTACAACGCTACGCACCAGTGGAGAAACTCCTCAACCACCTCCAGCAGGAGAACATGATATCCTTCAGATTACCACTGTGCTTCCACCACActaattcatgttttaaattAGCCTTATGGTGTTTTATTCTACTAatgaatgtatgtattttcatcAGTCACATGACACACACTGGTTTGCTTTGtgtaacatga